The proteins below come from a single Saccharophagus degradans 2-40 genomic window:
- a CDS encoding DsbE family thiol:disulfide interchange protein gives MERLKLFIPVFVFAFLAVVLMYALIRGDTGHVESALLDKPVPEFTMPSLFDEKPAVSGEEIKGKPYLLNLWGTWCAPCKKEHPELVALSKKGVRIIGVNHKDDKELALKWLEEHQDPYEAVIFDDTGRFGLDLGITGLPETFFVDADGVIRYKHTGPISEYIWNTKLASQWQALQAPAAN, from the coding sequence ATGGAGCGTTTAAAGCTTTTTATCCCTGTTTTTGTGTTTGCTTTTTTGGCCGTGGTGCTTATGTATGCGCTTATTCGTGGCGATACCGGTCATGTGGAGTCGGCGCTGCTGGATAAACCTGTACCTGAATTTACTATGCCCTCACTGTTTGACGAAAAGCCAGCTGTGTCGGGCGAGGAAATTAAAGGTAAGCCCTACTTGCTAAACCTTTGGGGAACATGGTGTGCGCCGTGTAAGAAAGAGCATCCAGAGTTGGTGGCACTATCTAAAAAAGGCGTTCGTATTATTGGTGTTAACCATAAGGACGATAAAGAGCTCGCGTTAAAGTGGCTTGAAGAGCACCAAGACCCGTACGAAGCAGTTATCTTCGATGATACCGGTCGTTTTGGCTTAGATTTAGGTATTACGGGGCTACCAGAAACATTTTTTGTGGATGCTGACGGCGTTATTCGCTATAAGCATACCGGACCAATATCTGAATACATTTGGAACACTAAACTTGCCAGTCAATGGCAGGCGCTACAGGCGCCGGCGGCTAACTAG
- a CDS encoding agmatine deiminase family protein: protein MNSALKPEWSAVRAIVIAWPYEDSDWQDNYAQAEQCYWAMLIAFSTYSDVWVLLHSSISKAQWLEDLDKEFGRSAANARRCAVSVIDSIDYDDTWIRDYGPLTTHSDYVSFCFNGWGGKYPAALDTLVGKKLQPWLGDVVRESEYFFEGGALEINDSGVLLANKDCVIDTHRNPGLNQAAVEAILAKELGVKAFAWLEGIQLTGDDTDGHIDTIARYVANDSVVYSGPNPSHPDAAALLALKSQISALAAVHNWQLAELPTPIVYSQVEEGQLLPATYANFLICNDVAFVPVYGVSEDQIAVDVLTTAMPNKTIVTVRCEALLEQHGSLHCATMQIGAI, encoded by the coding sequence GTGAATTCAGCGCTAAAACCTGAATGGTCTGCTGTGCGTGCAATTGTCATTGCGTGGCCCTATGAAGATAGTGATTGGCAAGATAATTATGCGCAGGCAGAGCAATGTTATTGGGCCATGTTGATTGCATTTTCTACCTATAGTGACGTATGGGTGTTGCTGCATTCATCAATAAGCAAGGCGCAGTGGCTGGAAGATTTAGACAAAGAGTTCGGGCGTTCTGCAGCTAACGCGCGTCGCTGTGCGGTATCTGTTATTGATAGCATAGATTACGACGATACGTGGATTAGAGATTACGGCCCGTTAACAACCCATTCCGATTATGTTTCTTTTTGCTTTAACGGCTGGGGGGGAAAGTACCCCGCGGCGCTAGATACCTTGGTGGGTAAAAAGTTACAGCCTTGGCTTGGTGACGTAGTGCGCGAAAGCGAATACTTTTTTGAGGGCGGCGCCTTAGAAATTAACGATAGCGGTGTATTACTCGCCAATAAAGACTGCGTAATAGACACCCATAGAAACCCGGGCCTTAATCAGGCGGCGGTTGAAGCGATACTCGCAAAAGAGTTGGGCGTAAAGGCTTTCGCTTGGCTTGAGGGTATTCAGCTGACGGGTGACGATACCGATGGCCATATCGACACCATTGCTAGATACGTTGCAAACGACTCTGTGGTGTATTCTGGTCCTAATCCAAGCCACCCAGATGCGGCTGCTTTACTGGCGTTAAAGTCGCAAATTAGTGCGTTGGCTGCAGTGCACAACTGGCAATTGGCAGAGCTACCTACGCCAATTGTGTATAGTCAGGTGGAGGAAGGGCAGCTGTTGCCGGCCACTTACGCCAACTTTTTAATATGTAACGATGTGGCTTTTGTGCCCGTTTACGGGGTGAGCGAAGATCAAATTGCGGTCGACGTGCTAACGACAGCAATGCCAAACAAAACAATTGTAACGGTGCGCTGTGAAGCATTGTTAGAGCAGCATGGCAGCTTACA